A region of Paraburkholderia sp. BL23I1N1 DNA encodes the following proteins:
- a CDS encoding DUF2442 domain-containing protein yields MNSSEEWRLARERGAETAKRPAARSACYKPRTKRLEITLTNDISLLVPAAYIEGLHNASAADLRSIEIFGLGSALVFPALDVVVSVHGLIDGVFGSKAWMRDIGRSGGRAKSEAKSAAARENGKKGGRPRKAA; encoded by the coding sequence ATGAACAGCAGCGAAGAATGGCGGCTCGCGCGGGAACGTGGCGCCGAAACCGCCAAGCGTCCCGCCGCGCGCAGCGCATGCTACAAGCCACGCACGAAACGGCTCGAAATCACGCTGACCAATGACATTTCGCTGTTGGTGCCAGCCGCCTATATCGAGGGTTTGCACAACGCGTCGGCAGCGGATTTACGCTCGATCGAGATATTCGGTCTCGGTTCAGCGCTCGTTTTTCCGGCGCTTGACGTGGTCGTGTCGGTGCACGGCCTGATCGACGGTGTATTCGGCTCCAAAGCATGGATGCGCGATATCGGCCGCAGCGGCGGCCGTGCGAAATCCGAGGCGAAATCGGCGGCAGCCCGCGAGAACGGCAAGAAAGGCGGCCGTCCGCGAAAGGCTGCGTGA
- a CDS encoding MbcA/ParS/Xre antitoxin family protein encodes MAHAARATQPEPPIRRPVPEPTLTDMSAAGLRAFFNIARDWDLSAEEQIVLLGSPGRSTYFKWKSAPATARLGRDTLERLSLLLGIYKALQILLPQPSAADAWIKRPNSAPPFGGRRALDRMLAGNISDLVAVRQYLDAMRGGWA; translated from the coding sequence ATGGCTCACGCTGCCCGCGCCACCCAACCCGAACCGCCAATCCGCCGGCCGGTTCCGGAACCCACGCTGACGGACATGTCGGCGGCAGGCCTGCGCGCGTTCTTCAACATCGCGCGAGACTGGGACTTGAGCGCCGAAGAGCAGATCGTGCTGCTTGGCTCGCCGGGCCGCTCCACCTACTTCAAATGGAAATCCGCCCCGGCAACAGCCCGTCTCGGGCGCGACACGCTGGAACGCCTGTCGCTGCTGCTTGGCATCTATAAGGCCCTGCAAATCCTGCTGCCGCAACCCAGCGCCGCCGACGCCTGGATCAAGCGCCCCAACAGCGCGCCGCCGTTCGGCGGCCGCCGCGCGCTGGACCGCATGCTAGCCGGTAATATCAGCGACCTCGTGGCCGTGCGCCAGTATCTCGACGCGATGCGAGGCGGCTGGGCGTGA